The Colias croceus chromosome 18, ilColCroc2.1 genome has a window encoding:
- the LOC123700000 gene encoding molybdopterin synthase catalytic subunit isoform X3: MDHLKLTVDKLSVDEITELVVHESCGAVSLFVGTTRDNFEDKKVLRLEYEAYEPMALKAMKNICEEARSKWPAIHGIAMYHRLGNVPCREASVVIAVSSPHRRDSLDAVAYCIESLKANVPIWKKEVYEGSEAVWKENVECVNKEYPQSVEIDKNLVQVTVSNEEIQKRIQNFIERKRAQVNKSNIHDFIPGIGESEMEDTETCARVRTQFVKRKDSKGHLKIRKVYNEWGPQTVPTPPPMESKPDYLPPSISERVLAIESYLHTTPVSKDIYQRLKEMEDKIAYLQSVSPEYAQFWKKNKESEDIKQEYSTDYTYSADDIDKKIELLEMQGVM, translated from the exons ATGGATCACTTAAAACTAACGGTGGATAAGCTGAGCGTGGATGAAATAACTGAATTGGTTGTGCATGAGAGTTGCGGTGCAGTGTCCCTATTTGTCGGGACCACTAGAGATAATTTCGAGGATAAGAAG GTATTAAGGTTAGAATATGAGGCCTATGAACCTATGGCCTTGAAAGCTATGAAGAATATTTGTGAGGAAGCGAGGAGCAAGTGGCCAGCGATCCATGGCATTGCTATGTATCATAG aCTCGGCAACGTGCCATGCCGCGAAGCATCCGTAGTGATAGCGGTAAGCAGTCCCCACAGAAGGGACTCGCTAGACGCAGTCGCCTACTGCATAGAGAGCCTCAAAGCGAATGTACCGATTTGGAAAAAGGAGGTCTATGAAGGCAGTGAAGCGGTCTGGAAAGAAAACGTTGAAT GCGTTAATAAGGAATATCCTCAGAGTGtagaaatagataaaaatttagtgCAAGTGACTGTATCTAATGAGGAAATACAAAAACGTATACAGAATTTTATCGAAAGAAAGAGAGCGCAAGTGAATAAAAGTAACATTCACGACTTTATACCGGGAATAGGTGAGAGTGAGATGGAAGATACGGAGACGTGTGCTAGAGTGAGAACGCAGTTCGTGAAACGGAAAGACTCGAAAGGGCATTTGAAAA TCCGTAAAGTCTACAACGAGTGGGGTCCACAAACGGTCCCCACTCCCCCTCCTATGGAATCCAAACCGGACTACCTCCCCCCCTCTATATCTGAACGCGTGCTAGCGATAGAATCGTATCTCCACACTACACCAGTGTCGAAAGATATCTATCAAAGATTAAAGGAAATGGAGGACAAAATTGCATATTTGCAATCGGTGTCCCCGGAGTATGCGCAGTTTTGG aagaAAAATAAGGAATCCGAAGATATAAAGCAAGAGTATTCAACTGACTACACATACTCTGCAGACGACATCGATAAGAAAATTGAATTACTCGAAATGCAAGGTGTTATGTAA
- the LOC123700000 gene encoding molybdopterin synthase catalytic subunit isoform X4, with protein MDHLKLTVDKLSVDEITELVVHESCGAVSLFVGTTRDNFEDKKVLRLEYEAYEPMALKAMKNICEEARSKWPAIHGIAMYHRLGNVPCREASVVIAVSSPHRRDSLDAVAYCIESLKANVPIWKKEVYEGSEAVWKENVECVNKEYPQSVEIDKNLVQVTVSNEEIQKRIQNFIERKRAQVNKSNIHDFIPGIGESEMEDTETCARVRTQFVKRKDSKGHLKIRKVYNEWGPQTVPTPPPMESKPDYLPPSISERVLAIESYLHTTPVSKDIYQRLKEMEDKIAYLQSVSPEYAQFWKNKESEDIKQEYSTDYTYSADDIDKKIELLEMQGVM; from the exons ATGGATCACTTAAAACTAACGGTGGATAAGCTGAGCGTGGATGAAATAACTGAATTGGTTGTGCATGAGAGTTGCGGTGCAGTGTCCCTATTTGTCGGGACCACTAGAGATAATTTCGAGGATAAGAAG GTATTAAGGTTAGAATATGAGGCCTATGAACCTATGGCCTTGAAAGCTATGAAGAATATTTGTGAGGAAGCGAGGAGCAAGTGGCCAGCGATCCATGGCATTGCTATGTATCATAG aCTCGGCAACGTGCCATGCCGCGAAGCATCCGTAGTGATAGCGGTAAGCAGTCCCCACAGAAGGGACTCGCTAGACGCAGTCGCCTACTGCATAGAGAGCCTCAAAGCGAATGTACCGATTTGGAAAAAGGAGGTCTATGAAGGCAGTGAAGCGGTCTGGAAAGAAAACGTTGAAT GCGTTAATAAGGAATATCCTCAGAGTGtagaaatagataaaaatttagtgCAAGTGACTGTATCTAATGAGGAAATACAAAAACGTATACAGAATTTTATCGAAAGAAAGAGAGCGCAAGTGAATAAAAGTAACATTCACGACTTTATACCGGGAATAGGTGAGAGTGAGATGGAAGATACGGAGACGTGTGCTAGAGTGAGAACGCAGTTCGTGAAACGGAAAGACTCGAAAGGGCATTTGAAAA TCCGTAAAGTCTACAACGAGTGGGGTCCACAAACGGTCCCCACTCCCCCTCCTATGGAATCCAAACCGGACTACCTCCCCCCCTCTATATCTGAACGCGTGCTAGCGATAGAATCGTATCTCCACACTACACCAGTGTCGAAAGATATCTATCAAAGATTAAAGGAAATGGAGGACAAAATTGCATATTTGCAATCGGTGTCCCCGGAGTATGCGCAGTTTTGG aAAAATAAGGAATCCGAAGATATAAAGCAAGAGTATTCAACTGACTACACATACTCTGCAGACGACATCGATAAGAAAATTGAATTACTCGAAATGCAAGGTGTTATGTAA
- the LOC123700001 gene encoding molybdopterin synthase sulfur carrier subunit, translated as MEIERGVTVKLLFFAKSKELAGTREARITLPEKITYKQLLDIIAANYNLETIKHNILLAKNEEVCSDNIDIDIKEFDSIAVIPPLSGG; from the coding sequence ATGGAAATTGAACGTGGAGTAACAGTTAAATTGCTTTTCTTTGCAAAATCGAAAGAATTAGCTGGAACACGAGAAGCGAGAATAACGCTCCCCGAAAAAATAACCTACAAGCAATTATTGGATATAATCGCTGCAAATTATAACTtggaaacaataaaacataatattttactagctaAGAACGAAGAAGTGTGCTCCGATAACATAGATATTGATATAAAAGAATTTGATAGCATTGCTGTTATACCACCACTAAGTGGGGGATAG
- the LOC123700000 gene encoding molybdopterin synthase catalytic subunit isoform X1, with protein sequence MDHLKLTVDKLSVDEITELVVHESCGAVSLFVGTTRDNFEDKKVLRLEYEAYEPMALKAMKNICEEARSKWPAIHGIAMYHRLGNVPCREASVVIAVSSPHRRDSLDAVAYCIESLKANVPIWKKEVYEGSEAVWKENVECAGVNKEYPQSVEIDKNLVQVTVSNEEIQKRIQNFIERKRAQVNKSNIHDFIPGIGESEMEDTETCARVRTQFVKRKDSKGHLKIRKVYNEWGPQTVPTPPPMESKPDYLPPSISERVLAIESYLHTTPVSKDIYQRLKEMEDKIAYLQSVSPEYAQFWKKNKESEDIKQEYSTDYTYSADDIDKKIELLEMQGVM encoded by the exons ATGGATCACTTAAAACTAACGGTGGATAAGCTGAGCGTGGATGAAATAACTGAATTGGTTGTGCATGAGAGTTGCGGTGCAGTGTCCCTATTTGTCGGGACCACTAGAGATAATTTCGAGGATAAGAAG GTATTAAGGTTAGAATATGAGGCCTATGAACCTATGGCCTTGAAAGCTATGAAGAATATTTGTGAGGAAGCGAGGAGCAAGTGGCCAGCGATCCATGGCATTGCTATGTATCATAG aCTCGGCAACGTGCCATGCCGCGAAGCATCCGTAGTGATAGCGGTAAGCAGTCCCCACAGAAGGGACTCGCTAGACGCAGTCGCCTACTGCATAGAGAGCCTCAAAGCGAATGTACCGATTTGGAAAAAGGAGGTCTATGAAGGCAGTGAAGCGGTCTGGAAAGAAAACGTTGAAT GTGCAGGCGTTAATAAGGAATATCCTCAGAGTGtagaaatagataaaaatttagtgCAAGTGACTGTATCTAATGAGGAAATACAAAAACGTATACAGAATTTTATCGAAAGAAAGAGAGCGCAAGTGAATAAAAGTAACATTCACGACTTTATACCGGGAATAGGTGAGAGTGAGATGGAAGATACGGAGACGTGTGCTAGAGTGAGAACGCAGTTCGTGAAACGGAAAGACTCGAAAGGGCATTTGAAAA TCCGTAAAGTCTACAACGAGTGGGGTCCACAAACGGTCCCCACTCCCCCTCCTATGGAATCCAAACCGGACTACCTCCCCCCCTCTATATCTGAACGCGTGCTAGCGATAGAATCGTATCTCCACACTACACCAGTGTCGAAAGATATCTATCAAAGATTAAAGGAAATGGAGGACAAAATTGCATATTTGCAATCGGTGTCCCCGGAGTATGCGCAGTTTTGG aagaAAAATAAGGAATCCGAAGATATAAAGCAAGAGTATTCAACTGACTACACATACTCTGCAGACGACATCGATAAGAAAATTGAATTACTCGAAATGCAAGGTGTTATGTAA
- the LOC123700000 gene encoding molybdopterin synthase catalytic subunit isoform X2 translates to MDHLKLTVDKLSVDEITELVVHESCGAVSLFVGTTRDNFEDKKVLRLEYEAYEPMALKAMKNICEEARSKWPAIHGIAMYHRLGNVPCREASVVIAVSSPHRRDSLDAVAYCIESLKANVPIWKKEVYEGSEAVWKENVECAGVNKEYPQSVEIDKNLVQVTVSNEEIQKRIQNFIERKRAQVNKSNIHDFIPGIGESEMEDTETCARVRTQFVKRKDSKGHLKIRKVYNEWGPQTVPTPPPMESKPDYLPPSISERVLAIESYLHTTPVSKDIYQRLKEMEDKIAYLQSVSPEYAQFWKNKESEDIKQEYSTDYTYSADDIDKKIELLEMQGVM, encoded by the exons ATGGATCACTTAAAACTAACGGTGGATAAGCTGAGCGTGGATGAAATAACTGAATTGGTTGTGCATGAGAGTTGCGGTGCAGTGTCCCTATTTGTCGGGACCACTAGAGATAATTTCGAGGATAAGAAG GTATTAAGGTTAGAATATGAGGCCTATGAACCTATGGCCTTGAAAGCTATGAAGAATATTTGTGAGGAAGCGAGGAGCAAGTGGCCAGCGATCCATGGCATTGCTATGTATCATAG aCTCGGCAACGTGCCATGCCGCGAAGCATCCGTAGTGATAGCGGTAAGCAGTCCCCACAGAAGGGACTCGCTAGACGCAGTCGCCTACTGCATAGAGAGCCTCAAAGCGAATGTACCGATTTGGAAAAAGGAGGTCTATGAAGGCAGTGAAGCGGTCTGGAAAGAAAACGTTGAAT GTGCAGGCGTTAATAAGGAATATCCTCAGAGTGtagaaatagataaaaatttagtgCAAGTGACTGTATCTAATGAGGAAATACAAAAACGTATACAGAATTTTATCGAAAGAAAGAGAGCGCAAGTGAATAAAAGTAACATTCACGACTTTATACCGGGAATAGGTGAGAGTGAGATGGAAGATACGGAGACGTGTGCTAGAGTGAGAACGCAGTTCGTGAAACGGAAAGACTCGAAAGGGCATTTGAAAA TCCGTAAAGTCTACAACGAGTGGGGTCCACAAACGGTCCCCACTCCCCCTCCTATGGAATCCAAACCGGACTACCTCCCCCCCTCTATATCTGAACGCGTGCTAGCGATAGAATCGTATCTCCACACTACACCAGTGTCGAAAGATATCTATCAAAGATTAAAGGAAATGGAGGACAAAATTGCATATTTGCAATCGGTGTCCCCGGAGTATGCGCAGTTTTGG aAAAATAAGGAATCCGAAGATATAAAGCAAGAGTATTCAACTGACTACACATACTCTGCAGACGACATCGATAAGAAAATTGAATTACTCGAAATGCAAGGTGTTATGTAA